A window of the Cutaneotrichosporon cavernicola HIS019 DNA, chromosome: 6 genome harbors these coding sequences:
- a CDS encoding uncharacterized protein (Belongs to the iron ascorbate-dependent oxidoreductase family): MTIQNSEIPIIDFEGFGDGTSQRAMEIGEQFYAACRDVGFAYLVNTGVPQEEVDAIFSWSKKFFELPYDVKMTAPHPPRGDQHRGYSGVGVEQVSQMVFDEDKLHELRGKGADFKESFDMGSGDSQRCHNVWIEDHYLPGFRAGAEHFMSIGRALQEKALHALALGMPHVPTDFFDKYHTDADNQLRLLHYPSAPWSVFESGEKGRIGAHTDFSTCTFLFQDDVGGLEVESPSQPGTFIPAPPIKGAVVFNIGDFLMRWSNDELHSTLHRVRAPARRPEDGEMTRERFSIPYFCSANANMTIDALPGTFGPERPKKYEPITAGEYVNMRLNATYVGSGIKGSA; encoded by the exons ATGACTATCCAGAATTCCGAGATCCCCATCATCGACTTTGAAGGCTTTGGCGACGGCACGAGCCAG CGCGCCATGGAGATTGGCGAGCAGTTCTATGCGGCATGTCGCGACGTCGGCTTCGCGTACCTCGTGAACACAGGTGTACCacaggaggaggtggatgcCATCTTCTCGTGGTCAAAAAAGTTCTTCGAGCTGCCCTACGACGTCAAGATGACAGCACCCCACCCCCCGCGCGGCGATCAGCACCG TGGATACTCGGGTGTCGGAGTCGAGCAAGTATCGCAGATGGTgtttgacgaggacaagctgcACGAGTTGCGTGGCAAAGGAGCCGACTTTAAGGAGAGCTTTGACATGG GATCCGGCGACTCGCAACGCTGCCACAATGTTTGGATCGAGGACCACTACCTCCCTGGTTTCCGAGCTGGTGCCGAGCATTTCATGAGCATCGGGCGTGCGCTGCAGGAGAAGGCACTGCAtgctctcgccctcggaATGCCGCATGTCCCGACCGACTTCTTCGACAAGTACcacaccgacgccgacaacCAGCTTCGTCTCCTTCACT ACCCGTCAGCTCCCTGGAGTGTCTTCGAGTCGGGCGAGAAGGGCCGTATCGGCGCCCACACC GACTTTTCCACATGCACCTTCCTGTTCCAGGACGACGTTGGTGGACTCGAAGTTGAGTCCCCCTCGCAGCCGGGAACATTCATCCCCGCCCCACCGATCAAGGGCGCCGTCGTGTTCAACATCGGCGACTTCCTTATGCGGTGGAgcaacgacgagctgcaCTCGACGCTGCACCGTGTTCGTGCCCCCGCTCGCCGGCCagaggacggcgagatgACCCGCGAGCGCTTCAGCATCCCATAC TTCTGCTCGGCCAACGCCAACATGACGATTGACGCTCTGCCGGGCACGTTTGGGCCTGAGCGCCCCAAGAAGTACGAGCCCATCACGGCTGGCGAGTATGTCAACATGCGCCTGAACGCGACGTATGTCGGTTCGGGCATCAAGGGTTCTGCCTAG
- a CDS encoding uncharacterized protein (Ncs1 nucleoside transporter family protein) encodes MACVVIGAIITGMLSVVSGTPGEVHHIGFTVVSRVTWGLRGGLFPVALRTFTSIWWFGIQSYWGGMAVALILGGLSPSFKHMYNPIPESSHITIQNLIGVIIWYILYIPLVLVPPERLQRPFVISSIAFGATLIGLLAWAVPTAGGGGPLFHTQNTAPSTSYSMMLGITSILSAWGAGTIGQSDWVRYSQRRYYPMLSQLVAAPLMITLCALVGVVVTSSSYQILGTLYWSPIELLGAIQEHYNSSPGVRAAVIFAGIGCTCAQLSINVLLNSVSTGMDMAGLWPKYINIRRGAYLLAAFGLASNPWQILASATTFLSVISFLGVFTAPMTGLLLADYLVVRRHRVKIPDLYNGTPSSIYWFWHGIHWRAVVAFLVSVWVFWPGFIMTMKDPKADNGWVKLFNISFLVGLGLGFVIYLAICVVSPPPHYKEGDPYLDDDLYCKNVSAVAPTDGVEDGKHDENVTVVPVA; translated from the exons ATGGCATGCGTCGTAATAGGCGCCATTATCACCGGCATGCTCTCGGTCGTTTCGGGGACTCCTGGTGAGGTCCATCACATCGGTTTCACGGTCGTTTCACGGGTTACCTGGGGCCTGCGTGGCGGATTATTC CCTGTAGCCTTGCGTACATTCACGTCTATCTGGTGGTTCGGCATCCAGTCGTATTGGGGCGGTATGGCCGTTGcgctcatcctcggtgGCCTCTCGCCATCCTTCAAGCATATGTATAACCCGATCCCAGAGAGCTCGCACATCACCATTCAGAACCTCATCGGCGTCATCATCTGGTATATCCTGTACATtcccctcgtcctcgtgcCCCCCGAGAGGCTGCAGCGGCCTTTCGTCATCTCGTCGATCGCGTTCGGAGCTACCCTCATTGGCCTTCTCGCATGGGCGGTTCCCACAGCTGGAGGCGGTGGCCCGCTCTTCCACACCCAGAACACGGCACCCAGCACATCGTACTCGATGATGCTAGGCATCACGTCTATTCTCTCTGCATGGGGTGCAGGTACCATTGGCCAGAGCGACTGGGTCCGCTACTCGCAGCGCCGCTACTACCCGATGCTGTCGCAGCTGGTAGCCGCTCCTCTCATGATCACGTTATGTGCCCTCGTTGGCGTTGTCGTCACGAGTTCCAGCTACCAGATCCTCGGCACGCTGTACTGGTCGCCGATCGAGCTCCTTGGTGCCATCCAGGAACACTACAACTCGTCCCCAGGCGTACGTGCGGCGGTCATCTTCGCAGGCATCGGGTGCACATGTGCCCAGCTGTCCATCAACGTCCTCCTGAACTCGGTCTCGACAGGCATGGACATGGCTGGTCTCTGGCCAAAG taCATCAACATTAGGCGCGGCGCGTACCTCCTCGCAGCGTTCGGCCTGGCGTCCAACCCATGGCAGATTCTCGCCTCCGCCACAACGTTCCTCAGCGtcatctccttcttgggTGTGTTCACGGCCCCCATGACcggcctgctgctggccgaCTACCTCGTCGTGCGCCGACACCGCGTCAAGATCCCCGACCTCTACAACGGCACACCATCCAGTATCTACTGGTTCTGGCATGGCATCCACTGgcgggcggtggtggcgttCCTTGTGAGCGTGTGGGTATTCTGGCCCGGCTTCATCATGACGATGAAGGACCCCAAGGCGGACAATGGCTGGGTCAAGCTGTTCAACATCTCGTTCCTTGTCGGGCTGGGTTTGGGCTTTGTTATCTACCTCGCCATCTGCGTGGTCTCGCCCCCACCGCACtacaaggagggcgaccCGTAcctggacgacgaccttTACTGCAAAAACGTCAGCGCCGTAGCCCCTACGGacggtgtcgaggacggcaagcaCGATGAGAACGTCACAGTTGTGCCGGTTGCGTAG
- a CDS encoding uncharacterized protein (Aldo/keto reductase family) — protein sequence MPGSKTPTSLAATYKMLDGREIPIFGLGVYEMSDGQTRAAVAWALEAGYRHIDTAEWYENEGSVGDGLRDFLTSPSGSNVSRQDIFITSKLMHNRGYNETLQDLRASLSRAGLDYFDLYLLHAPSGGKEGLVKSIGVSNFSPKHIEEIVARGDELPVVNQIDLHPFMRHKAYVDNCQKHGIILEAWAPLARAMRFQHPVIETVADKYSKTPAQVHLRWGLQHGYIVIPKSASRKRIIENADVFDFELSAADMEQLDGLDENLITDWDITTVSLVTEFVDLSLISMP from the exons ATGCCTGGATCCAAGACACCAACGTCGTTGGCCGCGACGTACAAGATGCTCGACGGTCGCGAGATACCCA tctTTGGATTAGGCGTCTACGAGATGTCTGACGGCCAaacccgcgccgccgtagCATGGGCCCTCGAAGCGGGATACCGTCACATCGACACGGCCGAATGGTACGAGAACGAAGGTTCAGTCGGCGACGGACTGCGTGATTTCCTCACCTCCCCTTCTGGCTCTAACGTATCCCGGCAAGACATCTTTATCACCTCGAAACTCATGCATAATCGCGGGTACAACGAGACACTGCAAGACTTGCGCGCGTCTCTGTCCCGCGCGGGGTTGGACTACTTTGACCTGTACCTCCTACACGCTCCTTCCGGGGGC aaggagggacTGGTCAAGAGTATTGGGGTTTCGAATTTCTCGC CTAAGCACATCGAGGAGATTGTCGCGCGTGGCGATGAGCTTCCGGTCGTTAATCAGATTGACCTGCATCCCTTCATGCGGCATAAGGCGTATGTTGACAATTGCCAGAAACACGGTATCATCCTCGAG GCATGGGCGCCGCTCGCGAGAGCTATGCGATTCCAGCATCCTGTCATCGAGACGGTTGCCGACAAGTACTCCAAGACGCCGGCGCAGGTCCACCTTCGCTGGGGGCTGCAGCACGGATACATTGTCATTCCCAAGTCGGCTTCACGTAAACGCATCATTGAGAACGCGGACGTGTTCGACTTTGAGCTGTCCGCCGCGGACATGGAGCAG CTTGATGGGCTGGATGAGAACCTCATCACTGACTGGGACATCACAACGGTGAGCCTCGTGACTGAGTTTGTTGACCTCAGCTTGATTAGCATGCCTTGA